One stretch of Campylobacter sp. CCS1377 DNA includes these proteins:
- the icmH gene encoding type IVB secretion system protein IcmH/DotU: MQENISKNKEELSLILNSKLEGLKNNKIIDYSLELLLLSYRLSKITSLETHFVANLRETLINSILAISAKLSACKEYEEKDIIKFRYCLCVFIDESLMKNENFIDFWANNTLTVRLFDETLGGNNFYDIALSWLNNPAKNKDFLEFIYTCLILGYKGKYSDNKDCEERIIHLCNNIATSLASLYTLEEQLAFNKAYEISFKENAWQKFMRLYFNKLIIILPLIFILTIFSYSIFNLETNNKRIENNVSKLVQQLKSVDK, encoded by the coding sequence ATGCAAGAAAACATAAGCAAAAATAAAGAAGAATTAAGTCTAATTCTTAACTCAAAACTAGAAGGACTTAAAAATAATAAAATAATAGATTATTCTTTAGAGCTTCTTTTGCTTTCTTATAGACTTTCAAAAATTACTTCTTTGGAGACACATTTTGTTGCAAATTTAAGAGAAACTCTGATTAATAGTATTTTAGCCATAAGTGCTAAGTTAAGTGCTTGTAAGGAATATGAAGAAAAAGACATTATAAAATTCAGATATTGTCTTTGTGTTTTTATAGATGAAAGCTTAATGAAAAATGAGAATTTTATTGATTTTTGGGCTAATAATACTTTAACCGTGAGATTATTTGATGAAACCTTAGGGGGAAATAATTTTTATGATATAGCACTATCTTGGCTTAATAATCCTGCAAAAAACAAAGACTTTTTAGAATTCATATATACTTGTTTGATTTTAGGTTATAAAGGAAAATATAGCGATAATAAAGACTGTGAAGAAAGGATAATTCATCTTTGTAATAATATTGCTACTTCCTTAGCATCCTTATATACCTTAGAAGAACAATTAGCTTTTAATAAAGCTTACGAGATTAGCTTTAAAGAAAATGCTTGGCAAAAATTTATGAGATTGTATTTTAATAAACTTATTATAATCTTGCCTTTGATTTTTATACTCACAATATTTTCCTATTCTATTTTTAATCTTGAAACCAATAACAAAAGAATAGAAAACAATGTAAGCAAGCTTGTGCAACAGCTTAAGAGCGTGGATAAGTGA